One genomic region from Sphingomonas paeninsulae encodes:
- a CDS encoding MotA/TolQ/ExbB proton channel family protein, which yields MLIQIIAAGQVAAGEAAGSHESKFGLVAALRQGGALTWGVFLILVFMFMVSLYILFAKLWEQQKIINEGKKVRAAFWNSTSLKEAASKLDKDSAYRQIVDDGIRAQEQHTLLTDPVDSHDWTQMSLARTRAAIDSKLKSGLAFLATTGSTAPFIGLFGTVIGILGALLNIGTAGQASIDTVAGPVGEALIMTAIGLAVAVPAVLAYNWLQSRNKSISEALGTFTNDVHGWMASGGAVKPATTARIAAKPIAPAKPASAPIKA from the coding sequence ATGTTGATCCAGATCATCGCAGCCGGTCAGGTCGCTGCAGGCGAAGCCGCCGGCTCCCACGAATCGAAATTCGGCCTGGTAGCCGCTCTTAGGCAGGGTGGCGCGCTGACATGGGGCGTTTTCCTCATTCTCGTGTTCATGTTCATGGTGTCGCTGTACATCCTGTTCGCCAAGCTTTGGGAGCAGCAGAAGATCATCAACGAGGGCAAAAAGGTTCGCGCCGCATTCTGGAATTCGACCAGCCTCAAGGAAGCCGCTTCGAAGCTCGATAAGGATAGTGCTTATCGCCAGATCGTCGACGACGGTATCCGCGCTCAGGAACAGCACACGTTGCTGACCGATCCGGTTGATTCCCATGACTGGACCCAGATGTCGCTGGCCCGCACACGTGCTGCCATCGATTCGAAGCTGAAGTCCGGTCTGGCGTTTCTCGCCACGACGGGTTCGACTGCTCCGTTTATCGGTCTGTTCGGTACGGTTATCGGTATTCTCGGCGCTCTGCTGAACATCGGTACTGCCGGTCAGGCGTCGATCGACACCGTTGCCGGCCCAGTGGGTGAAGCACTGATCATGACCGCTATCGGTCTTGCCGTCGCCGTTCCTGCCGTGCTTGCGTACAACTGGTTGCAGAGCCGCAACAAGTCGATCTCGGAAGCTCTCGGCACGTTCACCAACGACGTTCATGGCTGGATGGCTTCGGGCGGCGCGGTTAAGCCTGCTACGACAGCACGGATTGCAGCCAAGCCAATCGCTCCTGCCAAGCCAGCATCTGCGCCAATCAAGGCCTAA
- a CDS encoding energy transducer TonB: MSTDDYPPSALREGAEGTTGYRLEIGPDGRVTGCSVTQSSGSSQLDDTTCRLLTRRARFNPGKDSAGNATGGVYPGRFKWVIPK; this comes from the coding sequence ATGTCGACCGACGACTATCCACCGTCTGCCCTTCGTGAAGGCGCAGAGGGAACGACCGGATATCGGCTTGAAATCGGCCCGGACGGTCGTGTCACTGGCTGTTCGGTCACGCAATCGAGCGGATCGTCACAACTGGACGACACCACCTGCAGGCTTTTGACGCGTCGTGCGCGCTTCAATCCCGGAAAGGATTCTGCCGGCAATGCGACCGGCGGCGTTTATCCTGGCCGCTTCAAGTGGGTCATTCCGAAATAA
- a CDS encoding SDR family oxidoreductase, with the protein MKLALVTGGKRRVGAAIAKRLAADGWTLALHSHHEIADEAVYPGAHGFVADLADPDAADLLIDAVSSHFGTPPTLLVNNASRFEWDDVASMTPASLAGHHAVNAAAPVLLALALSRTHATGSVINILDQRIQNPNGDQLAYTLSKTALAGATRTLAAALAPRWRINAVAPGLTLPTADYDDAKMARLTDAMPLKRLSQPDEIAAAVAYLSGALSVTGQTIFVDGGASLKSFDRDFVFL; encoded by the coding sequence ATGAAACTGGCACTCGTTACTGGCGGCAAACGGCGTGTCGGTGCCGCAATCGCCAAGCGCCTTGCTGCCGACGGCTGGACTCTGGCCCTGCACAGCCATCACGAGATTGCTGACGAAGCCGTATATCCCGGCGCGCATGGCTTTGTTGCTGATTTAGCCGATCCAGATGCCGCCGATCTGCTTATCGATGCCGTTTCATCGCATTTCGGAACGCCGCCAACGCTGCTCGTCAACAATGCGTCGCGATTCGAATGGGACGATGTTGCCAGTATGACTCCCGCATCACTTGCAGGACATCATGCTGTAAATGCTGCGGCTCCGGTGCTTCTGGCGCTGGCTTTGTCGCGGACCCATGCTACCGGCAGCGTAATCAACATACTTGATCAGCGTATTCAAAACCCAAATGGCGATCAGCTTGCCTATACGCTGTCAAAGACCGCTCTCGCAGGAGCAACGCGAACGCTGGCCGCGGCGCTGGCTCCGCGCTGGCGGATCAATGCCGTTGCTCCGGGCCTAACGTTGCCGACCGCTGACTATGACGACGCGAAAATGGCCCGTCTGACCGATGCCATGCCGTTAAAGCGTCTGTCGCAGCCCGACGAAATTGCCGCGGCGGTGGCCTATCTGTCGGGTGCATTGTCGGTCACCGGACAGACGATATTCGTCGATGGCGGTGCGAGCCTGAAAAGTTTCGATCGCGATTTCGTTTTTCTCTAA
- a CDS encoding dihydroneopterin aldolase produces the protein MNDLLQLEVLDLEVPVLTGIYSEETHLPQPLRISVIVDLDVMDCFAPDTPLSASKNYMDLKRAATTALPSDIHFVLVEAVADHIIDTLMIPDPRIARVEVRIVKLAIAEESESIGIRRVRYRK, from the coding sequence ATGAACGATTTGCTCCAGCTCGAAGTCCTCGATCTCGAAGTTCCGGTTCTGACCGGGATTTATTCGGAAGAGACGCACCTGCCTCAGCCGTTGCGCATATCTGTCATCGTCGATCTTGATGTGATGGATTGTTTCGCACCGGACACGCCATTGTCGGCATCAAAAAATTATATGGACCTGAAACGCGCGGCCACCACCGCTCTGCCATCGGACATCCATTTCGTTCTGGTCGAGGCTGTTGCCGATCATATCATCGACACTTTGATGATCCCCGACCCCCGTATCGCGCGAGTCGAAGTGCGGATCGTTAAGCTGGCTATTGCCGAGGAAAGTGAATCAATCGGAATACGTCGCGTGCGATACCGCAAGTAG
- a CDS encoding GNAT family N-acetyltransferase — MPATHDVKYHPLSLADSAAVESLLDDAFGLDRHSRTAYRIREGMSVIPALSFAAFDGKTLIGTLQSWPAALDTLPMVLVGPVAVVPGLQRGGIGRAMMTALVETKARDPLVMIGDPEYYGRFFGFSADATQGWTVPGPVEQRRLLCRYDGVLPATGLLGPRVAALAPL; from the coding sequence GTGCCCGCGACCCATGACGTTAAATATCACCCCCTGTCGCTGGCCGACTCTGCCGCTGTTGAATCCCTGCTGGACGACGCGTTCGGTCTCGATCGTCATAGTCGCACCGCGTACCGAATCCGTGAAGGAATGTCGGTGATTCCGGCGCTGAGTTTCGCCGCATTCGATGGCAAGACACTCATTGGTACGTTGCAAAGCTGGCCGGCGGCTCTCGACACCCTGCCAATGGTGCTGGTCGGCCCCGTCGCGGTCGTGCCCGGTCTGCAACGCGGCGGCATTGGACGCGCGATGATGACAGCTCTGGTGGAAACAAAAGCGCGCGACCCCTTGGTAATGATCGGCGACCCCGAATATTATGGGCGATTCTTTGGCTTCAGTGCCGACGCGACTCAGGGCTGGACGGTGCCGGGGCCGGTCGAACAACGACGGCTGCTGTGCCGGTACGATGGCGTGCTGCCAGCCACCGGTCTCCTTGGACCCCGCGTCGCTGCACTCGCGCCTTTGTAA
- a CDS encoding DUF1285 domain-containing protein, whose translation MPMDPLPDLSTMSLTDIAKALSEKRLPPVDQWHPTHCGDSDMRIARDGTWYHQGSPIGREAMVRLFSTILRREADGSYVLVTPGEKLDILVEDAPFVAVEVKSEGSGKHRKLAFRLNTGDFVVAGAENALRFETKADGPHPYLQVRGGMEALIARSVYYELANLALDETEDKEPVGLWSNGFYFAMSEA comes from the coding sequence ATGCCGATGGACCCCCTGCCCGACCTCTCCACAATGAGCCTGACCGATATTGCAAAAGCGCTAAGCGAAAAGCGCCTGCCGCCGGTGGATCAGTGGCACCCGACACATTGTGGCGACAGCGACATGAGGATCGCGCGGGACGGCACCTGGTATCATCAGGGATCACCGATCGGGCGAGAAGCAATGGTGCGGCTGTTCTCGACAATCCTGCGACGTGAGGCGGATGGCAGTTACGTGCTTGTGACGCCGGGCGAAAAGCTCGACATTCTGGTCGAGGATGCCCCATTCGTCGCGGTCGAGGTCAAGAGCGAAGGTTCGGGAAAGCATCGCAAGCTGGCGTTTCGGCTCAATACCGGCGACTTTGTCGTTGCAGGTGCCGAAAACGCGCTGCGGTTTGAAACGAAGGCCGACGGCCCGCACCCTTATCTGCAAGTACGCGGTGGCATGGAGGCTCTGATAGCACGATCGGTCTATTACGAACTGGCCAATCTGGCGCTGGACGAGACCGAGGACAAAGAACCGGTTGGCCTGTGGAGTAACGGTTTTTATTTTGCGATGTCCGAAGCGTGA
- a CDS encoding CoA pyrophosphatase — MRGKSAGTGMAAAVLIAVTDRPEPGLILTLRPETMRRHAGQIAFPGGRVDPEDADEIAAALREAQEEVALPPSAVEIVGTMGLYQTGTGFDIVPVLGVIAPDLVLVPHDAEVAAVFEVPLNFVLDPANLVEQHATIDGIERRYLQITWGERRIWGATAAMLANLAARLR, encoded by the coding sequence ATGCGGGGAAAAAGCGCGGGAACCGGCATGGCGGCGGCAGTGTTGATTGCGGTGACCGATCGCCCTGAGCCGGGACTGATCCTGACGCTACGCCCCGAAACGATGCGACGGCACGCGGGGCAAATCGCGTTTCCGGGGGGACGTGTCGATCCCGAAGATGCTGACGAAATCGCGGCCGCCCTGCGCGAAGCCCAGGAAGAGGTTGCATTGCCACCCTCTGCGGTCGAGATCGTCGGGACGATGGGACTATATCAAACGGGAACGGGTTTCGACATCGTACCGGTGCTGGGTGTGATTGCGCCCGATCTGGTACTGGTTCCGCATGATGCCGAGGTTGCAGCGGTGTTCGAAGTGCCGCTCAATTTCGTTCTGGACCCGGCAAATCTTGTCGAACAGCACGCAACGATCGACGGGATAGAGCGTCGCTATCTACAGATCACATGGGGCGAACGCCGGATTTGGGGCGCTACTGCGGCAATGCTCGCAAATCTTGCGGCGCGGCTGCGATGA
- a CDS encoding CCA tRNA nucleotidyltransferase produces MRGALPDAEWRHRAGLDDLIATLGDTARYVGGAVRDGLLGVPVSDIDMATTLRPEQVIERLNAAGIKAVPTGIAHGTITAVTAGGPVEITTLRRDVSTNGRHATVAYTGDWQQDAARRDFTINALSADLLTGQVYDWFDGCADLELGVVRFIGEPLARIAEDHLRILRFFRFHARFGQGEPDAAAYDACALRANDLMALSRERIADELIKLLAVANPVPAVELMLTRQILKPVLPEIEDAAMLARLILREAEFNLPPNAIRRLAALIGARPQAATEIAKRLRLSNAKSRRLVMACTSDNAQPIAALAYRIGVESAVDRLLIGQGVAGDFAALSHWRKPKLPISGGALISRGVESGPEVSRTLARIEEMWIMAGFPTGAAFDVIVDGALPS; encoded by the coding sequence ATGAGGGGCGCGCTTCCCGACGCCGAATGGCGACACCGTGCCGGACTGGACGACCTCATCGCAACGCTTGGCGATACGGCACGCTATGTTGGCGGGGCCGTACGCGACGGGCTGCTCGGGGTGCCGGTCAGTGACATCGACATGGCGACAACGTTGCGGCCCGAACAAGTCATCGAGCGGCTGAATGCAGCCGGTATAAAGGCCGTTCCAACGGGGATTGCACATGGAACGATTACGGCGGTCACCGCTGGCGGGCCAGTCGAGATCACGACGTTGCGGCGTGATGTCTCAACCAATGGGCGCCACGCGACGGTGGCCTATACCGGTGACTGGCAGCAGGACGCGGCGCGACGCGATTTCACGATCAATGCCCTGTCGGCGGATTTACTGACCGGGCAAGTGTACGACTGGTTCGACGGGTGTGCAGACCTCGAACTCGGAGTGGTCCGTTTCATCGGAGAGCCGCTCGCCCGCATTGCTGAGGATCATCTTCGGATATTACGCTTCTTTCGTTTTCACGCGCGGTTCGGACAAGGTGAGCCCGATGCTGCGGCATATGATGCGTGCGCGCTTCGGGCGAACGACCTGATGGCACTGTCGCGTGAACGGATCGCGGATGAGTTGATAAAACTGCTGGCGGTGGCAAATCCGGTTCCGGCGGTCGAGCTGATGCTGACGCGTCAGATACTAAAGCCCGTGCTGCCCGAGATCGAGGACGCGGCCATGCTCGCGCGGCTGATCCTGCGGGAAGCTGAGTTCAACCTGCCCCCCAATGCAATACGTCGGCTGGCCGCGTTGATCGGAGCACGTCCACAAGCTGCCACTGAAATCGCCAAGCGATTGCGACTGTCGAACGCGAAATCGCGGCGGCTGGTCATGGCCTGTACCAGTGATAATGCCCAACCCATTGCGGCGCTGGCCTATCGGATAGGCGTGGAGAGTGCAGTCGATAGATTGCTGATCGGTCAGGGCGTAGCGGGTGACTTCGCCGCGCTTTCGCACTGGCGCAAACCCAAACTGCCCATTTCGGGCGGCGCGCTGATTTCGCGCGGCGTCGAATCGGGACCAGAGGTTTCACGAACGTTGGCACGGATCGAGGAAATGTGGATCATGGCGGGGTTTCCGACTGGAGCGGCGTTCGATGTAATCGTCGACGGCGCGTTACCTAGCTAA
- a CDS encoding putative bifunctional diguanylate cyclase/phosphodiesterase, whose product MDIAAKARMAMRTRSPVSGILVGRVSNIADIVNETPAYIAIRQTYLEALPIAAAVLALHDGDLEIHAANTAWKRLDRQRVSGREHILDGVGCADEIVEVMNGDAAAKQFDWRDGGIIDGRHFTVSVAPLCASDRADARVLVTLLDRTSEVQTEKSLRLEMLTDSLTGLMNRAGFVEHLETRMADDGSENYAVMVVDLARFSRVNECVGSLGGDELIITVARRLLSTLRGYDLLARTGANEFAMVVRLIDGPGDVLHVARRVGEVLARPCKLSDFEIKVDCAIGCALAAESGVDAEKLVRHAQIALNEAKRTQRVEMYQPAALAASNRRFTLETELRRAIECESLDMAFQPLMSLDTGRIAGFEALARWNHPDLGIIQPAEFIAVAEESGLIVPLGRWALNRALATLKSWDEEAHRVLPLYVGVNLSAIQVARDDIAGLVGGALRDYHLSGYRLSVELTESAIVADPDRAGRTLDALKSVDAMLAMDDFGTGFSNLASLQKLPIDTLKIDRSFITGMLGDPDKVAIVRAILSLAQALGMTTTAEGIESRELAQTLAALGCTTGQGFFYAPALESGAALKFALDSLS is encoded by the coding sequence ATGGATATTGCTGCCAAGGCGCGCATGGCGATGCGCACCCGCTCCCCTGTTTCGGGAATATTGGTCGGCCGTGTCTCGAATATCGCAGATATCGTCAACGAAACGCCGGCTTACATCGCGATCCGACAGACGTATCTCGAAGCATTGCCAATTGCTGCAGCAGTCCTTGCTTTGCATGATGGCGATCTCGAAATCCACGCCGCGAACACCGCATGGAAACGCCTTGACCGACAGCGGGTTTCGGGGCGGGAACACATTCTTGATGGTGTCGGTTGCGCTGATGAGATCGTGGAGGTCATGAACGGCGATGCTGCGGCAAAGCAGTTCGACTGGCGCGATGGCGGCATAATCGACGGACGGCATTTCACAGTTTCGGTTGCTCCTCTTTGCGCCAGCGATCGTGCAGATGCGCGGGTATTGGTCACGCTGCTCGATCGCACGAGCGAAGTGCAGACCGAAAAGTCGCTGCGGCTCGAAATGCTGACGGACAGCTTGACCGGCTTGATGAATCGGGCCGGATTTGTCGAACACCTCGAAACGCGCATGGCCGACGACGGTAGCGAAAACTATGCCGTGATGGTGGTCGATCTGGCGCGATTTAGCCGCGTTAACGAATGTGTCGGATCCCTGGGTGGCGACGAACTCATCATTACAGTGGCACGCCGCCTGCTTTCGACACTGCGTGGATATGATCTTCTGGCGCGGACAGGTGCCAATGAATTCGCGATGGTCGTGCGCCTGATCGATGGACCGGGCGACGTGCTCCATGTCGCCCGCCGCGTCGGTGAGGTATTGGCGCGTCCTTGCAAATTGTCCGACTTTGAAATCAAGGTAGACTGCGCGATCGGTTGCGCGCTCGCTGCCGAAAGCGGCGTCGATGCCGAAAAATTGGTGCGGCACGCGCAGATCGCGCTGAATGAAGCCAAGCGCACGCAACGGGTCGAAATGTATCAGCCTGCCGCGCTTGCCGCGTCCAATCGACGATTCACGCTGGAAACCGAATTACGGCGCGCCATCGAATGCGAATCGCTGGACATGGCATTTCAGCCGCTGATGTCGCTCGATACCGGCCGGATAGCAGGGTTCGAGGCATTGGCGCGGTGGAATCACCCCGATCTCGGCATCATACAGCCGGCCGAATTCATTGCCGTTGCCGAGGAATCGGGCCTGATCGTGCCACTGGGTCGTTGGGCATTGAACCGCGCACTGGCGACGTTAAAAAGCTGGGATGAGGAAGCGCACCGCGTTTTGCCGCTGTATGTCGGTGTGAACCTGTCTGCGATCCAGGTCGCGCGCGACGATATCGCCGGACTGGTCGGCGGCGCGCTGCGGGATTACCACCTGTCGGGGTATCGGCTGTCAGTCGAACTTACCGAAAGCGCAATCGTAGCCGATCCCGACCGCGCCGGTCGCACGCTTGATGCGCTGAAATCAGTTGATGCCATGTTGGCGATGGATGATTTCGGCACCGGCTTTTCAAATCTTGCCAGTCTTCAGAAGCTGCCGATCGACACGTTGAAGATCGACCGCAGCTTCATCACCGGTATGCTCGGTGATCCCGACAAGGTTGCGATCGTGCGCGCAATCCTCAGTCTCGCTCAGGCGCTGGGGATGACGACGACTGCCGAGGGTATAGAATCGCGCGAACTTGCGCAGACGCTGGCGGCGCTCGGTTGTACGACGGGGCAGGGGTTCTTTTACGCTCCCGCTCTCGAAAGTGGAGCGGCCCTGAAATTCGCGCTGGACTCGCTTAGCTAG
- the parC gene encoding DNA topoisomerase IV subunit A, whose protein sequence is MIARTGSSSDPFDLIVDSPFDTALSDRYLVYAMSTITARSLPDLRDGLKPVHRRLLWAMRLLKLDPASGYKKCARVVGDVIGKYHPHGDQSVYDAMVRLAQTFSLRYPLVDGQGNFGNIDGDGAAAYRYTEARLTTVAMDVMAGLDDGTVDFRATYNGEDEEPELMPGLFPNLLANGSSGIAVGMATSIPPHNVAEILDAAALLIDQPDADDAKLMAFVQGPDLPTGGLIVDHPSAIARAYETGRGSFRVRSRWHIEDLGRGTWVAVVTEIPYGVQKGKLIEAIATIINDKKLPILADVRDESDEAIRVVIEPRSRSVDADVLMESLFRLTELEVKISLNLNVLGADRTPRVMSLKAVLNAWLLHQFEVMIRRANHRIGKIDDRIELLDGYLIAYLNLDRVIEIIRTEDEPKPVMIEEFSLNDRQAEAILNMRLRSLRRLEEMEIKNERGKLDKERQGLAALVESPARQRTKLKNDLGKLRERYGPETVLGKRRTTVSEAAPAKEVPLDAMIEREPVTVILSQKGWIRALKGHADLSSAETTKFKEGDGPAFAIHAQTTDKIMIAAADGRFYTLGADKLPGGRGFGEPVRLMIDLPGETGIIRMFTARRDAKLLLVAGDGRGFVAQVSELIAETRKGRQVVNVKAGAKLAIVRSIAPDHDFVATIGENRKLVIFPLSELPEMSRGQGVSLQRYRDGGLADAISLTFANGLSWPMGGDSGRTRTEADLTPWRAARGAAGRMPPTGFPRDNKFGI, encoded by the coding sequence ATGATCGCGCGCACCGGCTCCTCCTCCGACCCCTTTGACCTGATTGTCGATTCGCCGTTCGATACTGCGTTGTCGGATCGGTATCTCGTCTATGCGATGTCCACGATCACAGCGCGATCGCTGCCCGACTTGCGTGATGGGTTAAAGCCCGTTCATCGGCGACTGTTGTGGGCGATGCGGTTGCTGAAGCTCGATCCGGCCAGCGGGTATAAGAAATGTGCGCGCGTCGTCGGCGATGTTATCGGCAAATATCACCCGCACGGCGACCAGTCGGTTTATGATGCAATGGTCCGCCTCGCGCAGACGTTTTCGCTGCGTTATCCATTGGTCGATGGGCAGGGGAACTTTGGCAACATCGATGGCGATGGCGCTGCTGCTTATCGGTACACCGAGGCTCGGCTGACCACGGTCGCAATGGATGTGATGGCCGGCCTTGACGACGGCACCGTAGATTTTCGCGCTACCTATAACGGGGAAGACGAAGAACCCGAACTCATGCCGGGCCTGTTCCCGAACCTGCTTGCAAATGGTTCGAGCGGTATTGCCGTTGGCATGGCGACCAGCATTCCGCCGCACAATGTCGCCGAAATCCTCGATGCCGCGGCGTTGCTGATTGATCAGCCCGACGCGGACGACGCCAAGCTGATGGCCTTTGTGCAAGGCCCCGATCTCCCAACCGGTGGTCTGATCGTCGATCACCCGTCGGCAATTGCGCGTGCTTACGAGACGGGGCGGGGGTCATTCCGTGTTCGTTCGCGCTGGCATATCGAGGATCTTGGGCGCGGGACCTGGGTCGCCGTCGTCACCGAAATTCCTTATGGCGTACAAAAGGGCAAGCTGATCGAGGCCATCGCCACGATCATCAACGACAAGAAGCTGCCGATCCTCGCCGACGTCCGCGATGAAAGCGATGAGGCAATCCGCGTCGTCATCGAACCGCGCAGCCGCTCGGTCGATGCCGATGTGCTGATGGAGAGCTTGTTCCGGCTGACCGAACTCGAAGTAAAGATCTCGCTTAATCTCAACGTTCTCGGTGCCGATCGTACGCCGCGCGTGATGAGCCTGAAGGCGGTGCTGAACGCGTGGTTGCTCCACCAGTTCGAAGTCATGATCCGTCGCGCGAATCACCGGATCGGCAAGATCGACGACCGCATCGAACTGCTCGACGGTTATCTGATCGCTTATCTGAACCTCGATCGCGTGATTGAGATCATCCGGACCGAAGATGAGCCGAAACCGGTGATGATCGAGGAGTTTTCGCTCAACGACCGGCAAGCCGAAGCTATTCTCAACATGCGGCTACGCTCGTTGCGGCGGCTTGAGGAAATGGAAATCAAGAACGAACGCGGCAAGCTCGACAAGGAACGTCAGGGACTGGCTGCGCTCGTCGAAAGCCCGGCTCGCCAGCGCACCAAGCTGAAAAACGACCTCGGCAAACTCCGCGAACGCTATGGCCCGGAAACCGTTTTGGGCAAGCGCCGCACGACCGTCTCCGAAGCCGCGCCTGCCAAGGAAGTGCCGCTCGATGCGATGATCGAACGTGAGCCGGTGACCGTGATCCTGTCGCAAAAGGGCTGGATTCGGGCGTTGAAAGGTCATGCCGACCTTTCCAGCGCAGAGACGACAAAGTTTAAGGAAGGCGATGGGCCCGCATTCGCCATCCACGCCCAGACGACCGACAAGATCATGATCGCCGCCGCAGATGGCCGGTTCTACACGCTCGGCGCTGACAAATTGCCGGGCGGTCGTGGCTTTGGCGAACCGGTACGCCTGATGATCGACTTGCCTGGCGAAACCGGCATCATCCGTATGTTCACAGCGCGGCGCGATGCAAAATTGTTGCTGGTCGCCGGTGACGGTCGCGGCTTTGTTGCACAGGTTTCCGAACTGATCGCCGAGACGCGCAAGGGACGGCAGGTTGTTAATGTGAAGGCGGGCGCGAAACTGGCGATCGTTCGTTCGATTGCACCAGACCATGATTTCGTTGCGACGATTGGCGAAAATCGCAAGCTGGTGATCTTTCCATTGAGCGAACTTCCCGAAATGTCGCGCGGGCAGGGTGTGTCGCTTCAGCGTTATCGCGATGGCGGTCTGGCGGATGCAATCTCGCTGACTTTCGCCAATGGCCTGAGCTGGCCGATGGGTGGCGACAGCGGCCGCACACGGACGGAGGCTGATCTAACGCCGTGGCGGGCGGCTCGCGGTGCTGCTGGCCGGATGCCACCGACCGGGTTTCCCCGGGACAATAAATTCGGGATATAA
- a CDS encoding aldo/keto reductase, with the protein MRYNQMGNTGLKVSELCLGTMTFGETGDGNPMWGTIAGLDQPGVDAIVKRAINAGINFFDTANVYSNGVSEEMLGRAFKNLGTKRTDAVIATKFFGSMGEGPNDRSGSRGHIMDAVDASLKRLDTDHIDLYQMHGTDIVTPIDETLRALDDLVSSGKVRYIGVSNWMAWKIAKALGRSEAKGYARFETLQAYYTIASRDLERDIIPLLESEKVGLMVWSPLAGGLLSGKYNRNGEGDQGRRAAFDFPPVNKDRAFNCIDAMRPIAEAHGSTVAQVALAYILAKPFVTSVIIGAKRIEQLEDNLKAVDVKLTAEDMKTLDTVSALPPEYPGWMIDFQNGAARPQSQD; encoded by the coding sequence ATGCGCTACAATCAAATGGGCAATACCGGCCTGAAAGTTTCCGAACTTTGTCTCGGCACGATGACTTTTGGCGAAACCGGTGACGGCAATCCGATGTGGGGCACAATCGCGGGGTTGGACCAGCCGGGCGTCGATGCGATCGTCAAACGCGCCATCAACGCCGGGATCAATTTTTTCGACACGGCCAATGTCTATTCGAACGGCGTTTCAGAGGAGATGCTCGGGCGCGCCTTCAAGAACCTTGGCACCAAGCGCACCGATGCCGTGATTGCCACCAAGTTTTTTGGCTCGATGGGTGAAGGACCAAACGACCGCAGTGGATCGCGCGGGCATATCATGGACGCGGTGGATGCAAGCCTGAAGCGCCTCGATACCGATCATATTGATTTATATCAGATGCACGGCACCGACATAGTCACACCAATCGACGAAACATTGCGCGCGCTCGACGATCTCGTGAGCAGCGGCAAGGTACGGTATATCGGTGTGTCTAACTGGATGGCCTGGAAAATCGCGAAGGCTCTCGGCCGTTCGGAAGCCAAAGGCTATGCGCGATTCGAAACGCTACAAGCCTATTACACCATCGCCAGCCGGGATCTGGAACGCGACATCATCCCACTGCTGGAAAGCGAAAAGGTCGGGCTGATGGTGTGGTCGCCGCTCGCTGGCGGCCTCTTGTCGGGGAAATACAATCGCAATGGTGAAGGAGATCAGGGCCGCCGCGCCGCGTTCGATTTCCCACCGGTAAACAAGGACCGCGCGTTCAACTGCATCGACGCGATGCGTCCGATCGCGGAAGCACACGGCAGCACGGTGGCTCAGGTTGCGCTGGCCTATATTCTCGCCAAACCGTTCGTGACGAGTGTGATTATCGGGGCGAAGCGGATCGAACAGCTCGAGGATAATTTGAAAGCAGTGGATGTGAAACTGACCGCGGAGGATATGAAGACGCTGGATACGGTCAGCGCACTGCCTCCCGAATATCCAGGCTGGATGATCGATTTCCAGAACGGCGCCGCTCGACCCCAGTCCCAGGATTAA